From a single Verrucomicrobiota bacterium genomic region:
- a CDS encoding DUF2007 domain-containing protein: MQLVTVFKTFNPAEAQLVRSRLEVAGYQAEVAHELASMGLDPSSMATGGILVQVPDDQAEDARSLVTAGPPTQDEIN; the protein is encoded by the coding sequence ATGCAGCTCGTCACCGTATTCAAAACCTTCAACCCGGCGGAAGCGCAGCTCGTTCGCTCGCGCCTTGAAGTCGCGGGTTACCAGGCCGAGGTCGCTCATGAACTCGCTTCCATGGGCCTGGACCCGTCTTCCATGGCCACCGGCGGCATCCTCGTTCAAGTGCCCGATGACCAGGCTGAGGACGCCCGGTCGCTCGTGACCGCAGGTCCTCCCACTCAGGATGAAATCAACTAA